The Bacteroidia bacterium genomic interval AATTGCCTTCCTGTAGCATCAACTGACCTATTTTTGCCATGTCTCGGGTAGAAAGGTGCATATGATAAGCCGAATAGCGAGACTTTTTCTCATTGACGGTTCTTTTCTGGTTTCTGATATTCCAGTCCTGAAAGCCCAAAGGAATGGCCAATTGTTCTTCCAGTTCTTCATAAACACTTTTTCCCGTTTGCTGCTCCAGGATATATCCTGCTGCATTGAAATCCCAATTGTTGTAGAGGTAATATTCCCCTGCTTTTACACTTCCTCTTGTCTTCACATTATCCGTATCATAGCCTCCATTTGCTGGAAGATGAAATACCCCTGAACGAGCCGTGATGAGATGATCTACACGTGCTTCTTTTTCAATATCCAGCAAACCATCATCCTCATCCAAACCCAGTTCTCCAATGGTCTTTTGTAAATCGATGGTCCCATTTTTTACATGCTTTCCATAGAGCATGGCGAGGATACTTTTTCGGCAGGAAGCCAGGTAACTGATTTCGCTTACATCCCCATATTCATAAACCACCTTCCCATCTTCCAATACAAGCATGCTGGTAGTCTCCGCTTCCTTTTTCAGGTAGGTATCAATTTCGTCCAGTTTTTCCTGACTAAAAGTGGATTTGTCCAAAGTTTTCGCATACTCAAAAGCAGTCCCTTTATAAGCAGGCTTTTTGTAAAACCAGGTCTGGGGACTCATGCAGGAAATCATGGCCGAAAGACCTCCGAAAGCAAGCAAGCCGATCATAACTCTTTTTATGTGAAACCGATGGTAAAATGAGATAAGCTCTTCCTTTTTGTGAATGATGAGGTAGGCGACCAGCATATTCGGCAACCAACTTAGCCAGGCGACGATTTGATAAGCTTCTATGAAATTCCCATAAATGAGGATAAGAATAGGCAACCATAGTCTTAAGGTAACAGCTCCGAAAGTACCTGCATAGCTATAGATCATCAATTGTCTGTGGGCTTCGACTTTAGCTTTTTTGATCTTCAGAAAAGACATAAAGGTGATGATGGTCCAGAGAACTGCTCCAATAGAAAATCCCAGTTGAGGAGACAGTCCACCCGATGCATAAAAAGCAATGTATAATCCAAAGGGACCACTGATCAGAACCGAAGCCACATAGAGTTTCCCGATATTACGGTGAAGCTTCTTATACTTGTTTCGTAACTTCTTACTGAACTGAAGCCAACCCACGAGCAGGGCTATTCCTCCAAAGCCAATATGAGCAAAAAAGGAAAGCTTATAGAAATGACTGCTTAATAATTCGGCAGATTTGGAGAGCCACAGTAAAATGGGTTCATCTGCGAAAAAATAAGGGACGGGATAGAAACTGAAGAAGACACAGAGACTCCCAAAAATGATCCAGGCAATTTTTTTCATGTGAATTTCTTTTTGATTGATGGAGGCAAAATACTCGCTCTGATCAGCAAAAAAATATACATGGGGGAATAAGGTATGAAGGCCCTCTTTTTAGGTGAATTTATGGGGAGTAGGTACGAAAAGGGCCTTTTTAGGGATAAAAATTAGAGGCTTAGGAGGCGATCTTTGTAGTTTTTCGAGACGGGGAGCTCGATTTGAGTAAGGGAAACGGTACTGGAATCTACCCAGGATTTGAAGTGCTCAGGATTGATGAGATGAGAGCGATGAATTTGTATGAGAAAAGGAAATTCCGCCTGCAGCTTTTTGAGGGAAGTCCTAATGAGTTTGGTTTTTAAGTCTTCCTGTTCCAGAAAATATATCTCCACATAGTTCTGAGCATTGGAAATGCAGATCAATTCGGATTGCTTTATTTTCAGGAAGTCTAGTTTGTTTTCTCCTTTGAGGATGATGTGTTCTTTTTCTTCCTCATTGGGAATGAGCTTTAGGATATAAAGCCTGGCAATAAAAATCAGGGGGGTAATAATGAGGAAGAGATTAAAGATGATTTCAATCAAAAATTCATCGAAATCATAGATCCCTTTTATCAAGCTACTTCTGTAAAGGTAAAAGGTAGAGATGCTGTAGAAGATGAAAAAGGCAACATAGACTCCGGTTTCGAGGTAGCCATTCCAGGACTTGATCCTGGTATAAACCAGGTTTTGAATCCATGCGGTAAAGATGTAGCAAAGAAAGGCCAGGAAGCTAAATCCCACGCTCACATTGATCCAGATTTGCTGATTCATTTGCCCATGTTCATAGGGACGGGTAAACCAGGCAAACAAAAATCCCCAAACCCCCAGCAAGAGACCAATCAGGAGATGAAGTTTAAAGGATGGATTCAATTTGTTCATGGATGAGTCTCGGATGAAAAATCAGTCTTTTTTCCTGTATCGCCTGGGATTTATCTTCGACTAAGATAAAAATTTTTCTGCATCAAGGAATCTGAGAATTTGGATGCATTAAAGACAGTTCCTTAGGGAAAAGGATGGAAACAAATCCCATTTTTTCAAGGAAAACTTGATGGGCCTATCAGTTTTGCATTTGTCCTTTCCAGGAGGAAAGGCCTGCTTGTATTTCTGCGTAGCCATCCAATGATTTAATCTGTGTTAACATCTGCGGAGGTAAGTTGCTCAGACCTAAGGCTGAACCAGCTAGCTGACCCATGATGGAAGCATTCGTATCTGTATCTCCTCCGGTATCAATGATTTCAAGAATTGCTTGTTCAAAGCCTATTTTCTGAGACTTCACAAAAGCAAATAATGCCAGGGGTACTGATTCAACTACATAACCGCTGCTTCCAAACTCGGCGGCAAGGGTAGAAATTGTGGTAGTAGGACTTATTTCTGAAAATGTCAGGATTTTATCCCGGACAAGACTGTCTGGAAGTTGCCTGCTAATTTCCTTTAGAAAATTATCGAAGCTATCGAGGGTATTTTTCAGGATGCTTTGAATACCTAGAACTATCGCCAGACTTCCTACATAGGCTTCCTCATTGTGATGGGTAATTCTGCTAATATCCCTGACCAACTGTCGATCCACTTCTTTCATCCCAAAAGCCAGGGGGGCAATCCGCATAGCACTTCCATTTCCAGCAGCTTGTTCGCCTTTCTTCCCAACCAGGTACCAATGGCCGCCGTTTCGAATTCCCTGAATGGCTTGTAGGGTCGCAGAACCCAATCCTCTCAGTTTTCCTGTTTCGTAGAAGTAAACAAACTTATTCGCTATAGCTTCCGGATCAATCTTGCCTGATTCTAATATGGCTGCCAGCGTGGCAAGGGTTAATTGGGTATCATCGCTGAAAAAATATCTTCTTTCTTCTTTTTGTTCTCCCCAAACAAAGAGGTTTTCTGAAGGCTTAAGTTTTTCGGCAAATTCAAACTGCCCTCCATAGGCATCTCCAATCGCGCCTCCGAGTATACATCCTGCGAATTGATCATAATTTCTCATCTTAACTAAGGAATGAGGCGATGTTTCTCGATGAATTTTGTAGGATCAAGATAGCCCTTTGTATCTGAACTATATCCTCCTCCAATCGGCATATCAAGGGAATCTCTAATCTCCAAATGTAAATGAGCCAGGTAGGCTCCGTGGGCATTACCTATGGTTGCAATTTTTTCGCCCATCTTCACGGCCTGGTTTTCCTTTACCAAAATCGTATCACAATGGGCATAGATGGATTCTACAAATTTCGCTTCTCCTCCTTCTAGTAAATGGACCAATCGTACCACATTTCCCCAACCGCCTCCAAGATCCTTTGCAAATACCACATATCCATGTGAGATGGCATAGATAGGATCACCTAAATCAGAATCTCCTCCGGTTACAGCATTCCAGTCATCTCCCAGATGATTGTTATCCTGAAAACCCTGAGCATTGTAATAGCCTTTTGCATCTGGCTTGCCCACCGGATAATCGAAAGCGATTGATTTGAATTGGGGATGTTGATGGAAGAATTCTATCAGACTGGAATCCGATTCTTCCCTTTGTTCTGCTTGTGAATCCACCGATTGGGAAGGCGAATTTTCTTTACAGAAAACTAGCACAGGGAAGAGCAGAAGAAGTCGTAAAAGTGTTTTCATGATTCAAAGAAAATGGATATAGCGATCCAGGTATTCCTGTAATAAACGCATTCCAGCCTTCAGAGTTTATCAGGATCAAGCTGAAAATGAAAATTGAGCTGATAATGCCTGATCTGATCCTGCTGTATATTCAAGCTGGCTAATTTTCGAAAAGCTCCCACGAACTCTTAAAAACTCCCGATCTCCATATCCATCCAATTGGTTCTGAATTCGATGTATTCTCTGAGACCTGTGATGCTGTTGTCATAATCCACATCCAGGCCTGCATCCCAGATAGCGTAATTGCGTCCGATTGCACCATTATCCTTTAGCAAGTTGGCCGTTTCCTCTATGCTATTTAGTAAGTTGGTATTGGAAAAAGAACCTGCACGGAGTTCCTGCCAACGACTTTTAACCAAAGCTTTGAACTGAGGATCCTCCATCAAGCGTGGCCACCAAAAAGGCACCATCCAGGCATCCTGATTCACGTAGGTATTGTATTCATACACCCATCCATCCCAGGGCACACGATCTCCAGTCCCATAGCCAATGTTTAGGTCCCAGATGGGTCCCATGGCCAATTTGCCCCCTCGATCTTTTTGAAGATAGGTACTCAAGCGGTAGGCATCTATATTTCGGGTGAGTTCAGTGAGCAAGAGGTACTCCACAAAAGTATTTAACTCAATGTAATCCGTATAGGTCCTTTCACTGCTGGAAAAGTCATCGGTCAATAAGGCTTTTTCGAAATCATGAATATAGCCTGAGATGTATTCTTTTTGTTCCTGGCTAATATTTTCAGCTTTGGGATATTCGTAGAGGAAATAGGTCTCCAGGTATTGATTGGAATGGTAGGGGCCGTCATAAGGGTCGAAAGTGATGGAATCCCCATTGATGTCAAAGCTGGAGCGGAAGCTGTTTTGTGCCGTGTAGCGAGCATCATCATCCCAATTGGAGAGGTAGTATTCCAGGGGTTGTCCGAGGGTTTGATCGCCACCAGATGTTTTATCAATCTTCAGGATATATCCGCCTGTCTGATCGATATCCATAGGGTCCTGTTTTGAAACATCAATCCGGTCTCCATCTCGTTTCAGTTTTTCAGCAAAAACATAAACGCCCTGGTATTCTCCATTGAGTTCGAGTTCCACAAATTGGGTACGACTGGCATATCGCCCAATACTTCTGGACCAGGTATAGCCGATATAATGATACATAAGACTTCGGTCGAAAATGTAGCCCCCCTGTTCATTGACTACATGCCCCAATAGAACCCAATCTTCTTCTTCCGGCATACCAAAAAAACTGACATTCACATCGTTTCCAGCTTCGTCCCAGCTCTCTATGCCGTAAGACTTTTTATCGGATATTCGAAAAGAAGTCGAACCCCTAAATTCGATGCCGATAGTTTGTGTCTGGAGTTTATCTCCCTCAATATAGATGGATAATTTTGCAGGCACTTTGGGTTCATTCACTATACTTGTACCCTCCGTATCAATGACCACATAAGGAAGTTTACTCTCACCGATTTCAACTGCGGGGGTAAATCCATCGGAAAAACCTGATCCAGGTGGCTCTGGCTCTGGTTCTTCTTCGCATGCTGGGAGGATGAAAAAAATACTTATCAGGAGGGAGAGGACTACTTGATGCTTGAACATGTATGGCTTCTTATTAGCTTGGGTAAATCTGGGTATATGTTCTGTAGGTAAAGATATATTTGTTTCGGATAAATTTCATCCCAAAATTATCTCCTGAAATTAATGGTAAAGGAGAATGCACTCATTTTTTAGCGGAACGGTATTTATCATGTAATCCAATTCCATTGAGGATCATGGGTACACATTTTTCAATGCGTGAGATTCGGGTTTTGGATTGTTTGGCCTGGGAAATGTGGAGGATATAGCCTCTTTGGCGTCCGGGACTAAGGTCTTCAAAGGCTGCTTTCAAAACGGCATCTTCTTCAAGAATGGACAGAAGTTCCTCGGGCATGGGTTCAGGATTGGACTTAAAGCTAACTTTCAGTCCCGCTTTTTCAATTTCAATTGCTTCAAAAATGCAGGCTTTGAGGTAATCTTTAATTGCCTCTATTTCATTTAGCTGTTTAAATCTGAATAGTCGGACGGCTTGAGAATTTTTACCCGGCTTCTCCAGAAGCTTCTTTTCATCTGACAATAAGGAACCCTTGAAAAAACTCAGGCAACAAGAGTCTTTGAAGGCAGCTATCATCAATACATTTTTGCCTTGAAAGGTATAGCATGCTGCTCCCCATTTTCTCTCTTCTGTCAATCCACAATCCAGTACTATTTGCCTTAAGTAAGTAAGTTCCCGTGGCCAATTATGAACCTTACAATCTTCTGTGCCGCCAAGGGGACATCGACCACAGCCTTCCTGGAAATATAGGTCTACTTCGGGATTCATTTTTTAATCGGATATTCTAAACCAAAAGATACAGAATCCTTCTTACTTCTCCTTCCAAAGTTGATAGCTAGTATCGATGCCTTCAGACTCATTCTTTTTGTTATAGAATTCTCCTTGGCTTAAATTTTTAAGCTTTTCAACATAAGCCAAAGCATCTGCATACTTTTCCTCATGGGCAAGGATTTGAGCTTTTATCCAATATAAATGCCCTTCTACATAGCTTCTGGGATAAAATTGTTCGTTCCACTCCTCGTTCGCAAGCATGATCTTTTCTGCTTTGTCTATCCAAATTCTCGCCTTGGGAAGTTCTTCTTCTATTTCGACCAGATGTTCTGCGCCTTGTAAATAGGGAATCCA includes:
- a CDS encoding DUF2306 domain-containing protein, translated to MKKIAWIIFGSLCVFFSFYPVPYFFADEPILLWLSKSAELLSSHFYKLSFFAHIGFGGIALLVGWLQFSKKLRNKYKKLHRNIGKLYVASVLISGPFGLYIAFYASGGLSPQLGFSIGAVLWTIITFMSFLKIKKAKVEAHRQLMIYSYAGTFGAVTLRLWLPILILIYGNFIEAYQIVAWLSWLPNMLVAYLIIHKKEELISFYHRFHIKRVMIGLLAFGGLSAMISCMSPQTWFYKKPAYKGTAFEYAKTLDKSTFSQEKLDEIDTYLKKEAETTSMLVLEDGKVVYEYGDVSEISYLASCRKSILAMLYGKHVKNGTIDLQKTIGELGLDEDDGLLDIEKEARVDHLITARSGVFHLPANGGYDTDNVKTRGSVKAGEYYLYNNWDFNAAGYILEQQTGKSVYEELEEQLAIPLGFQDWNIRNQKRTVNEKKSRYSAYHMHLSTRDMAKIGQLMLQEGNWEGKQLIPKAWIKKITQTVTPADTVSARYRRDPSSPLQESYGYMWWLFERMYDNPDFEGAYTASGFGGQYITVIPKKKIVIAHKTTLDFLGYAGISERSSTPSWRYWWILRNLMLNRKSIASLAEEKSSDEIISFIREEYQGDSEYAISERLINEYGLQLTEDGKCEDAIKFFELNLELYIQGFYTHRSLDYYGSCLEKLGRTKEAIAAYEKSLTFHPNNKVTEQALIRLKAVGI
- a CDS encoding LytTR family DNA-binding domain-containing protein, yielding MNKLNPSFKLHLLIGLLLGVWGFLFAWFTRPYEHGQMNQQIWINVSVGFSFLAFLCYIFTAWIQNLVYTRIKSWNGYLETGVYVAFFIFYSISTFYLYRSSLIKGIYDFDEFLIEIIFNLFLIITPLIFIARLYILKLIPNEEEKEHIILKGENKLDFLKIKQSELICISNAQNYVEIYFLEQEDLKTKLIRTSLKKLQAEFPFLIQIHRSHLINPEHFKSWVDSSTVSLTQIELPVSKNYKDRLLSL
- a CDS encoding ADP-ribosylglycohydrolase family protein produces the protein MRNYDQFAGCILGGAIGDAYGGQFEFAEKLKPSENLFVWGEQKEERRYFFSDDTQLTLATLAAILESGKIDPEAIANKFVYFYETGKLRGLGSATLQAIQGIRNGGHWYLVGKKGEQAAGNGSAMRIAPLAFGMKEVDRQLVRDISRITHHNEEAYVGSLAIVLGIQSILKNTLDSFDNFLKEISRQLPDSLVRDKILTFSEISPTTTISTLAAEFGSSGYVVESVPLALFAFVKSQKIGFEQAILEIIDTGGDTDTNASIMGQLAGSALGLSNLPPQMLTQIKSLDGYAEIQAGLSSWKGQMQN
- a CDS encoding M23 family metallopeptidase, with the translated sequence MKTLLRLLLLFPVLVFCKENSPSQSVDSQAEQREESDSSLIEFFHQHPQFKSIAFDYPVGKPDAKGYYNAQGFQDNNHLGDDWNAVTGGDSDLGDPIYAISHGYVVFAKDLGGGWGNVVRLVHLLEGGEAKFVESIYAHCDTILVKENQAVKMGEKIATIGNAHGAYLAHLHLEIRDSLDMPIGGGYSSDTKGYLDPTKFIEKHRLIP
- a CDS encoding CotH kinase family protein, translating into MFKHQVVLSLLISIFFILPACEEEPEPEPPGSGFSDGFTPAVEIGESKLPYVVIDTEGTSIVNEPKVPAKLSIYIEGDKLQTQTIGIEFRGSTSFRISDKKSYGIESWDEAGNDVNVSFFGMPEEEDWVLLGHVVNEQGGYIFDRSLMYHYIGYTWSRSIGRYASRTQFVELELNGEYQGVYVFAEKLKRDGDRIDVSKQDPMDIDQTGGYILKIDKTSGGDQTLGQPLEYYLSNWDDDARYTAQNSFRSSFDINGDSITFDPYDGPYHSNQYLETYFLYEYPKAENISQEQKEYISGYIHDFEKALLTDDFSSSERTYTDYIELNTFVEYLLLTELTRNIDAYRLSTYLQKDRGGKLAMGPIWDLNIGYGTGDRVPWDGWVYEYNTYVNQDAWMVPFWWPRLMEDPQFKALVKSRWQELRAGSFSNTNLLNSIEETANLLKDNGAIGRNYAIWDAGLDVDYDNSITGLREYIEFRTNWMDMEIGSF
- a CDS encoding YdeI/OmpD-associated family protein — encoded protein: MNPEVDLYFQEGCGRCPLGGTEDCKVHNWPRELTYLRQIVLDCGLTEERKWGAACYTFQGKNVLMIAAFKDSCCLSFFKGSLLSDEKKLLEKPGKNSQAVRLFRFKQLNEIEAIKDYLKACIFEAIEIEKAGLKVSFKSNPEPMPEELLSILEEDAVLKAAFEDLSPGRQRGYILHISQAKQSKTRISRIEKCVPMILNGIGLHDKYRSAKK